The following are from one region of the Phormidium sp. PBR-2020 genome:
- the ureA gene encoding urease subunit gamma yields MQLSPQEKDKLLIFTAALLAERRKAKGLKLNYPEAVAYITAGILEGAREGRSVAELMQFGKTLLSRDDVMDGIAEMVTEVQVEATFPDGTKLVTVHDPII; encoded by the coding sequence ATGCAACTGTCTCCCCAAGAAAAAGATAAACTGCTCATTTTCACAGCAGCGTTATTAGCTGAACGTCGCAAAGCCAAAGGCTTAAAACTCAACTATCCCGAAGCGGTGGCCTATATTACAGCGGGAATTTTAGAGGGGGCCAGAGAGGGGCGATCGGTGGCGGAGTTAATGCAGTTTGGCAAAACGCTGTTATCCCGTGATGATGTCATGGACGGCATCGCCGAAATGGTCACGGAAGTACAAGTTGAGGCCACCTTTCCCGATGGGACTAAATTAGTCACTGTTCACGACCCCATTATTTAA
- the ureC gene encoding urease subunit alpha: protein MPYFMNRRAYAETFGPTVGDRLRLADTDIIIEVERDYTTYGDEVKFGGGKVIRDGMGQSPISREEGAVDVVITNALILDWWGIVKADIGIKDGKICKIGKAGNPHIQDNVDIIIGPATEAIAAEGCIVTAGGIDSHIHFICPQLIETAIASGITTMIGGGTGPTTGTNATTCTPGSWNIQRMLQAADAFPVNLGFMGKGNSSQKRGLVEQVMAGALGLKLHEDWGTTPAAIDTCLSVADEYDVQVAIHTDTLNEAGFVENTIAAFKNRAIHTYHTEGAGGGHAPDIIKVCGVANVLPSSTNPTRPYTVNTLEEHLDMLMVCHHLDRNIPEDVAFAESRIRRETIAAEDILHDLGAFSIISSDSQAMGRVGENIIRTWQTAHKMKVQRGPLGADCDRHDNMRAKRYVAKYTINPAIVHGISHHVGSVEAGKLADLCLWKPAMFGVKPELVVKGGMIAWAQMGDANASIPTPQPVHMRPMFGSYGGAIAATSVTFVSQVAVEAEVGRQLGLQKPTLGVSNTRQISKGDLKLNNALPQIEVDPETYEVRADGELLTCEPAESLPMAQRYFLF, encoded by the coding sequence ATGCCTTACTTCATGAATCGCCGCGCCTACGCTGAAACCTTTGGTCCCACCGTGGGCGATCGCCTCCGCCTAGCCGATACCGACATTATTATCGAAGTTGAACGAGACTATACCACCTATGGCGACGAAGTAAAATTTGGCGGGGGAAAAGTCATCCGAGATGGCATGGGACAATCCCCCATTTCTCGCGAAGAAGGCGCAGTAGACGTGGTGATTACCAACGCCCTAATTCTCGATTGGTGGGGCATTGTTAAAGCCGACATTGGCATTAAAGACGGCAAAATTTGCAAAATTGGCAAAGCGGGAAACCCTCATATTCAGGATAACGTTGATATTATTATCGGCCCCGCCACCGAGGCGATCGCCGCTGAAGGCTGTATCGTCACCGCTGGGGGAATTGATAGTCACATTCACTTTATTTGTCCGCAATTGATTGAGACGGCGATCGCCTCAGGAATCACTACCATGATTGGCGGCGGAACCGGCCCAACCACCGGAACCAACGCCACCACCTGCACCCCCGGTTCCTGGAACATCCAGCGGATGCTACAAGCGGCCGACGCCTTCCCCGTTAATCTCGGCTTTATGGGAAAAGGGAACAGTTCCCAAAAACGGGGATTAGTCGAACAAGTCATGGCCGGGGCCTTGGGGTTAAAACTCCATGAAGACTGGGGAACCACTCCCGCCGCCATTGACACGTGTCTCAGCGTCGCCGACGAGTATGATGTGCAAGTGGCGATTCACACCGACACTCTCAACGAAGCCGGGTTTGTAGAAAACACCATCGCCGCCTTCAAGAATCGGGCCATTCATACCTATCATACCGAGGGCGCTGGGGGCGGTCATGCCCCAGATATCATCAAAGTCTGTGGGGTGGCCAATGTTTTACCGTCTTCGACGAATCCCACCCGGCCCTATACGGTGAACACCTTAGAAGAACATCTGGATATGTTGATGGTGTGTCACCACCTCGATCGCAACATTCCCGAAGATGTGGCCTTTGCCGAGTCCCGAATTCGCCGCGAAACTATTGCAGCGGAGGATATTTTGCATGATTTAGGGGCATTTAGTATTATTTCCTCCGATTCCCAAGCGATGGGACGGGTTGGGGAGAATATCATCCGAACCTGGCAGACGGCCCATAAGATGAAAGTGCAGCGAGGGCCGTTGGGGGCTGACTGCGATCGCCATGACAATATGCGGGCCAAACGCTATGTGGCCAAGTACACGATTAATCCGGCGATCGTGCATGGGATTTCCCATCATGTGGGTTCCGTTGAAGCGGGGAAACTCGCGGATTTATGTCTCTGGAAACCGGCCATGTTTGGGGTGAAGCCGGAGTTAGTGGTGAAAGGGGGGATGATTGCTTGGGCCCAGATGGGGGATGCCAATGCCAGTATTCCCACCCCGCAGCCAGTCCATATGCGGCCCATGTTTGGCAGTTATGGGGGGGCGATCGCGGCCACGTCAGTCACCTTTGTCTCCCAAGTGGCGGTTGAGGCGGAGGTTGGCCGTCAACTGGGGTTACAAAAACCCACCCTGGGGGTATCGAACACTCGCCAGATTAGCAAAGGGGATTTGAAGTTGAATAATGCCTTACCCCAGATTGAGGTTGATCCCGAAACCTATGAGGTTCGGGCCGATGGGGAGTTATTAACCTGTGAACCGGCGGAGAGTTTACCCATGGCCCAACGCTATTTCTTGTTTTAG
- a CDS encoding urease subunit beta translates to MIPGELLPLEGEIELNADRPKLKITVANSGDRPVQIGSHFHFFEVNTALNFDRDQTRGMRLNIPAGTAVRFEPGDEKEVELVTLAGTREIYGFNGLINGSLDEKSDDKDSKDKKKSKKEKKKKKKK, encoded by the coding sequence ATGATTCCCGGAGAACTATTGCCCCTAGAGGGTGAAATTGAACTCAACGCCGACCGTCCAAAACTCAAAATTACCGTCGCCAACAGTGGCGATCGCCCGGTTCAAATTGGCTCCCATTTCCACTTTTTTGAAGTCAACACCGCCCTCAATTTTGACCGCGACCAAACCCGAGGAATGCGTCTCAACATCCCCGCCGGAACCGCCGTCCGCTTTGAACCCGGAGATGAGAAAGAGGTAGAGTTGGTCACCCTAGCTGGAACTCGTGAAATCTACGGATTCAATGGTTTAATCAACGGTTCCCTAGACGAAAAATCAGACGATAAGGACAGCAAAGACAAGAAAAAGTCGAAAAAAGAGAAGAAGAAGAAAAAGAAAAAATAA